A single genomic interval of uncultured Desulfobulbus sp. harbors:
- the fusA gene encoding elongation factor G has protein sequence MKKDLNKVRNIGISAHIDSGKTTLTERILFYTQRIHAIHEVRGKDGVGATMDSMELEKERGITIQSAATYCSWKDYDVNIIDTPGHVDFTIEVERALRVLDGAVLILCSVGGVQSQSITVNRQMTRYKVPRIAFINKCDRTGANPYRVTQQLRDKLQLNAIMLQMPIGLESDLQGMVDLVTMKAVYFDGDQGEKIRMEEIPAELMDEAQAKREELLDAVSMFSDELMEAMLEEAEIPEAMIHEAIRRGTLALELTPVMMGSAYKNKGVQLLLDAVASYLPCPTDVENTALNLDEDEAEVTVSNNPDDPLVALAFKLEDGRYGQLTYIRTYQGVIQKGDTIINSRTGKKSKVGRLVRMHANEMEEIEGAGSGDIVALFGIDCASGDSFCSPGVNFSMSSMHVPAPVISLAISPVDNKAQINMSKALNRFTKEDPTFKTYVDHETNETIISGMGELHLEVYIERMKREYKAEVEVGAPQVAYRETITQQANFDYTHKKQTGGSGQYGRVAGFLEPLEEGEYEFLDQIVGGVIPREFISSCDKGFQKSLEKGTLIGAPITGVRVAINDGSYHAVDSSDVAFQVAAIGAFRQGYSKANPVIMEPIMKVAVEGPSEFQGAVMGSLNQRRGVIIGTFEEGNYTVVEAEMPLAEMFGYSTTLRSLTQGKAEFTMEFATYKQVPRSVAEDLVKAYADQKKDA, from the coding sequence ATGAAAAAGGATCTGAACAAAGTACGGAATATCGGTATCAGTGCCCATATCGACTCGGGCAAAACCACTCTGACCGAGCGCATTCTGTTTTACACTCAACGCATTCATGCAATCCATGAGGTTCGCGGTAAAGATGGTGTGGGTGCGACCATGGATTCCATGGAATTGGAGAAAGAACGCGGCATTACCATTCAGTCCGCTGCAACCTACTGCTCCTGGAAAGACTACGATGTCAACATCATCGACACCCCCGGCCACGTTGACTTCACCATCGAGGTCGAGCGCGCCCTGCGTGTTCTCGACGGTGCGGTGCTCATCCTTTGCTCGGTTGGCGGGGTCCAGTCCCAGTCGATCACCGTTAATCGGCAGATGACCCGCTACAAGGTTCCGCGCATCGCCTTTATCAACAAGTGCGACCGGACCGGTGCCAATCCCTACCGTGTTACCCAGCAGCTTCGCGATAAGCTGCAGCTCAATGCGATCATGCTGCAGATGCCCATAGGCCTTGAAAGCGACCTGCAGGGCATGGTCGACCTGGTCACCATGAAGGCGGTCTACTTCGATGGCGACCAGGGCGAGAAGATCCGCATGGAAGAGATTCCGGCAGAGTTGATGGACGAGGCGCAGGCCAAACGTGAAGAGTTGCTCGACGCGGTATCCATGTTCTCCGACGAGTTGATGGAAGCGATGCTCGAGGAAGCCGAGATTCCCGAGGCCATGATCCACGAGGCCATTCGTCGCGGTACCCTGGCCCTGGAGCTGACCCCGGTCATGATGGGCTCCGCCTATAAGAATAAAGGTGTGCAGCTGCTTCTGGATGCGGTCGCCTCCTACCTGCCCTGTCCCACCGATGTCGAGAATACCGCCCTCAACTTGGATGAGGACGAGGCCGAGGTCACGGTGAGCAACAATCCCGATGATCCGCTTGTTGCCCTGGCCTTCAAGCTCGAGGACGGCCGTTACGGTCAGCTGACCTACATCCGTACCTATCAGGGGGTTATTCAGAAGGGCGATACCATCATCAACTCCCGTACCGGTAAAAAATCCAAGGTCGGCCGTCTGGTACGGATGCACGCCAACGAGATGGAAGAGATCGAGGGGGCAGGTTCCGGTGACATCGTCGCCCTGTTCGGCATCGATTGTGCCTCCGGTGACAGTTTTTGCAGCCCCGGGGTGAACTTCTCCATGAGCTCGATGCATGTTCCCGCGCCGGTTATCTCCCTGGCCATCAGTCCGGTGGACAACAAGGCCCAGATCAACATGTCCAAGGCGCTCAACCGTTTCACCAAGGAAGATCCGACCTTCAAGACCTACGTTGACCACGAGACCAACGAGACCATCATTTCCGGTATGGGCGAGTTGCATCTCGAGGTCTACATCGAGCGGATGAAACGGGAGTACAAGGCCGAGGTCGAGGTCGGTGCACCGCAGGTTGCCTACCGCGAGACCATTACCCAGCAGGCCAACTTCGACTACACCCACAAGAAGCAGACCGGTGGTTCCGGTCAGTACGGTCGTGTCGCCGGTTTTCTCGAGCCCTTGGAAGAGGGCGAGTACGAGTTTCTCGACCAGATCGTGGGTGGTGTCATTCCCCGCGAGTTCATCAGCTCCTGTGACAAGGGCTTCCAGAAATCCCTGGAAAAGGGTACTCTTATCGGCGCTCCCATTACCGGTGTCCGGGTCGCCATCAATGACGGGAGCTACCATGCGGTCGACTCCTCGGATGTCGCCTTCCAGGTGGCTGCCATCGGCGCCTTCCGTCAGGGATACTCCAAGGCCAATCCGGTTATCATGGAGCCGATCATGAAGGTCGCAGTCGAAGGACCTTCCGAGTTTCAGGGGGCGGTCATGGGCAGTCTCAACCAGCGTCGTGGTGTGATCATCGGTACCTTTGAGGAGGGCAACTACACCGTTGTCGAGGCAGAGATGCCGCTGGCCGAGATGTTTGGTTACTCCACCACCCTTCGTTCCCTGACTCAGGGCAAGGCCGAGTTCACCATGGAATTTGCCACCTACAAGCAGGTTCCGCGCAGTGTGGCCGAAGATTTGGTCAAAGCCTACGCTGACCAGAAAAAAGATGCATAA